The DNA window TCATCCTCGGTGTTGGACCGCTGCTCGATGTACTCAAATTGACCTATCAGGCTCCAGTTTTCGGTAAGTTCATACTTCAAACGAAGAGTCGTCTCCTCCCTGGTCTCCTCATGGGCCTCGGCTTTGTAGTCACCGTCGCTGGACTCGGCCTTCCTTTCATCGTATTCAGTTTCCTGGTAGGCAAAAGAGATTGTTGACGTCAGAGGAAACAGGGGAAAGGTATAAGAGATGCTGGGGCGAATTCGGTAAGAATCGTAATCATAATAGTCACTGGTGAACTTCTTGGCATCAACCCCTGCGCTGGTTCCAGGGCGGTACTCATCCCAATAGTTCTGGTTGCTGTCGTACATGCTGCCGTTCAGGTCAAGCCCCAGGTTCAATCCACCACCGACGTCCATCATGTAGTCGAAATTGAGATCCAGACTGTGAAGGTCGTCCTCTTGATCTTCACCGGTCAGCACACCCTGCGAACCCACTACCTTCTTATCGTCAAGCATCTTGTGGAGCAGGGAATATTCTACCTCCCACGAAAAACCCACCGGCTTGATCCACGTATATCCTACCTTGCCAATAATGCCATCGTAATCCTTCTCATCTTTTTCCACATTTTTGTTGTCAACCAGATCGAGGCCGGTCAAGGAGAGAAGTGAGGCGTAATTATCATACTCACGGTGATAATACTGGGCGCCCACGCTCAGCGTACCAGGGTCGTCGTAAACTCCCCTCATGTCAAAATCGAGTCCTGCGCCCAAATCCTCATAGTTGTACAGGCCATCGCTCCAACCTGCCCCCGAAGCGTCTTTGTTGTATGTAGCGGTGTAAAACACAGACGGCGTCAGCGAGTACTGGGTCCTGTCACCGAAGTCGAACCGAACCATGGGTGTAATGCTGTGTGACTGAAATTCGGTGCGCTCCCTCGATCCGATGTCGCCTGCATCAGAATAGAACTCCCTCCTCTCGTAGTACTGCCCGTCATACATGAGGATGAAAAAGGTTCTGTCGTTGAACCGGTAAACGGGCGCAAAAAGGCCGCTAAGATTCGCGCCATCAGTGCTGGCGGAGCCACTCACGTCGGACCTTGTGAAAAGGGCCTGAAAGTCTGCGATGAACATCCAGCGATCCTCGACTTCTTCCACCTCTCCCGGTGGCAATTCCTCGGTCAAAACCTCTTTTGGTGTCTCCTCCTCAGCAGCCAGAACGGGTCGTGCCATAAAGCACAGGAAGAAAATCACCGGAACAATAGCCAACAGCGAAGACAATTTGTAGAACTTGCGTAGTTTCATCTCCTCCTCCTTACATGGTGAATAGTTGACTGGTAAACTGGTTGAGTGGGCAGACTTTTTCATATAGTAGCGGCGCAGCCGCTCTATGTTAAATCGTGCATCGATTTAGTATGTAAGGCAAAATCCATGGTGTGTCAACAAAATTCTTTACAAGAGTAGCCTATTAGATACTTGAATACACAGTGCATTCGCGACAGAACAAAAGATGAATCAGACAGGATTTGCCGGATGATCAAGATGGCCTATGGTTCGAACACTTTCAACCCTGGAACCGAACGAAAATGTTCATCCAGGGTAAAGAGAAAAACCTTGTGATGCAGGCATACCTGGGCAATTATGACATCCATTGGCGGAATGGTAATGCCCTTGCTGCGCAGTGAGGCATCTAATTCACCGGCAGCTGAGCACGCATCATATCCGCTTTATTGCTTTCCTTAATGGCCTTTTCATCGACATCAACTGTTCCGAGAAGACCTGCAAGTTTTTTCAGCTTTGCCCTCCTGATCTGTTCCTTAACCGCTAATGCCACTGCAGCGGTCTTGGTTTTTGCATGGGAAAATTTCACCAATTCCCTGACCAGGTTTTCATCCAGGGTAACCGTCGTTCTCATGACAACCTCCATCACAAGTTTTATTGCACATTTTGTGTTAATTTCGACCACAAGTCAAGGTAAACGAGGCTTGCTTGATAATGTACGCTACCGTACATTATTCTGTAGATCATTTGCATAAGCTTTTGCCTTTTGCTGTTGGCAGCAGGTGAGCTTTAGTGTTCGGCTTCAAGCCCATCCCAATCCTGTTGACATAGGGCACACATTGTGCTTTAATTCAAATTGTGAAAATGGATTATTACAGATGGAACCATGAAAAGAATCTAAAG is part of the Deltaproteobacteria bacterium genome and encodes:
- a CDS encoding type II toxin-antitoxin system VapB family antitoxin: MRTTVTLDENLVRELVKFSHAKTKTAAVALAVKEQIRRAKLKKLAGLLGTVDVDEKAIKESNKADMMRAQLPVN